One genomic window of Halanaerobium saccharolyticum subsp. saccharolyticum DSM 6643 includes the following:
- a CDS encoding aminoglycoside N(3)-acetyltransferase has protein sequence MKEEKLIKQSKEPITKKSLIKDLKQLNLEGEVVIVHSALSKLGWVCGGAVALIEALQEVITKEGTLIMPAHSGDYSEPKYWENPPVPESWYQIIREEMPAYRPEITPTRGLGVTPEIFRKFPDVIRSDHPCLSFSAWGKEAKAITADHKLDYALGDNSPLAKIYERKGKALLIGVGHDSNTSLHLAEYRADHDLRIKIFGSPIIKNGKKIWAKYQDIEFNDDLFSAIGSEYESKYQYSTARTGLTEAKLFDQKEMVDFAVSWLEKRKQ, from the coding sequence GTGAAAGAAGAAAAATTGATAAAACAATCTAAAGAACCAATTACAAAAAAATCATTAATTAAGGACTTAAAACAGCTAAATCTAGAAGGAGAGGTAGTAATTGTTCACTCTGCACTCAGCAAACTAGGCTGGGTCTGTGGAGGAGCGGTTGCTTTAATTGAAGCTCTGCAGGAAGTTATAACAAAGGAAGGTACATTAATTATGCCAGCCCACAGTGGAGATTATTCAGAACCTAAATATTGGGAAAATCCCCCTGTGCCAGAATCATGGTATCAAATAATCAGAGAAGAAATGCCTGCTTACAGACCAGAAATAACCCCGACTCGAGGTTTAGGGGTTACTCCGGAAATTTTTCGCAAATTTCCTGATGTTATCAGAAGTGATCATCCCTGCCTTTCATTTTCTGCCTGGGGCAAAGAAGCTAAAGCTATTACCGCTGATCATAAGTTAGATTACGCTCTAGGAGACAACTCGCCTTTAGCCAAAATTTATGAAAGAAAAGGGAAAGCACTATTAATCGGAGTCGGTCATGACAGTAACACATCTCTTCATCTTGCAGAATATCGGGCTGACCACGATCTTAGAATAAAAATCTTTGGTTCCCCAATAATTAAAAATGGAAAAAAGATATGGGCAAAATATCAGGATATTGAATTTAATGATGATCTCTTTTCAGCAATTGGCAGCGAGTATGAATCAAAATACCAATACAGTACTGCCCGAACTGGTCTGACAGAAGCAAAGTTATTTGATCAAAAAGAAATGGTTGACTTTGCAGTAAGTTGGTTAGAAAAAAGAAAACAGTAG